A single window of Mesoplodon densirostris isolate mMesDen1 chromosome 13, mMesDen1 primary haplotype, whole genome shotgun sequence DNA harbors:
- the LOC132500840 gene encoding SAP domain-containing ribonucleoprotein, with the protein MAAEMVELHKLKLAELKQECLARGLETKGIKQDLINRLQAYLEEHAEEEANEEDVLGDETEEEEPKPIELPVKEEEPPEKTVDVAAEKKVVKITSEIPQTERMQKRAERFNVPVSLESKKAARAARFGISSVPSKGLSSDAKPMVNLDKLKERAQRFGLNVSSISRKSEDDEKLKKRKERFGIVTSSAGTGTTEDTEAKKRKRAERFGIA; encoded by the coding sequence ATGGCAGCTGAAATGGTGGAGCTCCATAAGCTGAAGCTTGCTGAACTAAAGCAGGAGTGTCTTGCTCGTGGTTTGGAGACCAAGGGAATAAAACAAGATCTCATCAACAGGCTCCAGGCATATCTTGAAGAGCATGCTGAAGAGGAGGCaaatgaagaagatgtactggGAGATGAAACAGAGGAAGAAGAACCGAAGCCCATAGAACTGCCTGTCAAAGAGGAAGAACCTCCTGAAAAAACTGTTGATGTGGCAGCAGAGAAAAAAGTGGTAAAAATTACATCTGAAATACCGCAGACTGAGAGGATGCAGAAGAGAGCTGAACGATTCAATGTACCTGTGAGCTTGGAGAGTAAGAAAGCTGCCAGGGCAGCTAGATTTGGGATTTCTTCAGTTCCATCAAAAGGCCTGTCATCTGATGCCAAGCCTATGGTTAACCTGGATAAGTTAAAGGAAAGAGCTCAAAGATTTGGTTTGAATGTCTCTTCAATCTCCAGAAAGTCTGAGGATGACGAGAAGctgaaaaagaggaaggagagatttGGGATTGTCACAAGTTCAGCTGGAACAGGAACCACAGAGGATACAGaggcaaagaagaggaaaagagcagAGCGCTTTGGGATTGCCTGA